A DNA window from Brassica napus cultivar Da-Ae chromosome C1, Da-Ae, whole genome shotgun sequence contains the following coding sequences:
- the LOC106445293 gene encoding NAC domain-containing protein 67-like has product MISKDPRSSLPPGFRFHPTDEELILHYLRKKVSSLPVPLSIIADVDIYKSDPWDLPAKAPFGEKEWYFFSPRDRKYPNGARPNRAAASGYWKATGTDKLIAVPNREGFNENIGIKKALVFYTGKPPKGVKTNWIMHEYRLAESLSPKRVAHARNGSQVNNLGDRTLKSTEYSMRLDDWVLCRIYKKSHASLSSPEVASATSEDQEHEENDNEPFVVSETLLPNLANDQTLKRQQSSFSNLLDATDLTFLTNFLNETPENRTESEFSFLFGDFSNPDIYGNRYLDHKLPQLSSPTSETRVIGNKRERVDYAEEMMNNSKKINNFSYNNSIDHLDHSLIQQSSFLNQELLISPHLKYQG; this is encoded by the exons ATGATAAGCAAGGATCCAAGATCAAGCTTACCACCAGGGTTTCGATTTCATCCAACAGATGAAGAACTCATCCTCCATTACCTAAGGAAGAAGGTTTCCTCCTTACCAGTCCCTCTTTCGATCATCGCAGATGTCGATATCTATAAGTCTGATCCATGGGACTTACCAG CTAAGGCTCCGTTTGGAGAGAAAGAATGGTATTTTTTCAGTCCGAGGGACAGGAAGTATCCCAATGGAGCAAGACCAAACAGAGCGGCCGCGTCTGGATATTGGAAAGCCACAGGAACAGATAAATTAATCGCGGTACCAAACCGTGAAGGGTTTAATGAAAACATTGGTATAAAAAAGGCTCTTGTGTTTTACACAGGAAAGCCTCCAAAAGGTGTTAAAACCAACTGGATCATGCATGAGTATCGACTTGCCGAATCCTTATCGCCCAAAAGAGTGGCCCATGCTAGGAACGGTAGCCAAGTCAATAATTTGGGAGATAGGACTTTAAAATCTACAGAATACTCAATGAGG CTGGATGATTGGGTTCTTTGCCGTATTTACAAGAAATCACACGCTTCATTGTCATCACCAGAGGTTGCTTCAGCTACAAGCGAGGATCAGGAACATGAGGAAAATGACAACGAACCATTCGTAGTCAGCGAAACCCTTTTGCCAAATTTGGCAAACGATCAAACCCTTAAACGCCAGCAGtcttctttctccaacttacTAGACGCTACAGATTTGACGTTCTTGACAAATTTTCTAAACGAAACTCCGGAAAATCGTACTGAATCAgagttttctttcttgtttggAGATTTCTCAAACCCTGACATCTACGGAAACCGTTACTTGGATCACAAGTTACCGCAGTTGAGCTCTCCCACTTCAGAGACCAGAGTTAtaggaaacaaaagagaaagagtgGATTATGCTGAAGAAATGATGAACAATTCAAAGAAGATCAACAACTTTAGTtacaataatagtatagatcatTTGGATCATAGTCTGATTCAACAATCTAGTTTTCTGAATCAAGAACTCTTGATCAGTCCTCACCTTAAGTATCAAGGCTAG